One part of the Herbiconiux aconitum genome encodes these proteins:
- a CDS encoding glycosyltransferase family 4 protein has protein sequence MRLAFDCRYTRIGRHDGISRYTAGVVGELAKIDGLDLTMIISDERQLEMLPELPWIKVSGPTSVLEPLVARQVNRAHPDVVISPMQTMGTAGRRYRLALTVHDLIYYSNPTPPHDLPAFVRVLWRLYHKAWWPQRMLLNRADAIVTVSETTRGLIAEHALTKRPVVVARNAADLPGPSEASAAAADAENRADAKSLVYMGSFMPYKNVETLVRATGELPGYTLHLLSRATDADKRRLQAIVPDAHLVFHDGVSDEEYHALLRRATALVTASLDEGFGIPLVESMGYGTPVVVSDIAVFREIGGEAALYAPARDAARFAATVARLEDPAEWRRRSLASRRQAEGFSWAASARAIAVLATGLTGRSARR, from the coding sequence GTGAGACTCGCCTTCGACTGCCGCTACACGCGAATCGGCCGACACGACGGCATCAGCCGGTACACCGCCGGTGTGGTGGGCGAACTGGCCAAGATCGACGGCCTCGATCTCACCATGATCATCAGCGACGAGCGCCAACTCGAGATGCTGCCCGAGCTGCCCTGGATCAAGGTCTCCGGCCCCACCAGTGTGCTCGAGCCGCTCGTGGCCCGTCAGGTCAACCGCGCGCATCCGGATGTCGTGATCAGCCCCATGCAGACCATGGGCACCGCCGGCCGCCGATACCGCCTCGCGCTCACCGTGCACGACCTCATCTACTACTCGAACCCCACCCCGCCGCACGATCTGCCCGCCTTCGTGCGGGTGCTCTGGCGGCTCTACCACAAGGCCTGGTGGCCGCAGCGGATGCTCCTCAACCGCGCCGACGCCATCGTCACCGTCTCCGAGACCACGCGGGGTCTGATCGCCGAGCACGCGCTCACCAAGCGGCCCGTCGTGGTGGCCAGGAACGCCGCCGACCTGCCCGGACCGTCCGAGGCCTCCGCGGCCGCCGCCGACGCCGAGAACCGCGCCGACGCGAAGTCGCTCGTCTACATGGGCTCGTTCATGCCCTACAAGAACGTCGAGACCCTGGTGCGGGCCACGGGCGAGCTGCCCGGGTACACGCTGCACCTGCTCAGTCGGGCGACGGATGCCGACAAGCGACGATTGCAGGCGATCGTTCCGGATGCGCACCTCGTCTTCCACGACGGGGTCAGCGACGAGGAGTACCACGCGCTGCTGCGGCGGGCGACGGCGCTCGTGACGGCCTCGCTCGACGAGGGCTTCGGCATCCCGCTGGTCGAATCGATGGGGTACGGCACGCCGGTCGTGGTGAGCGACATCGCCGTGTTCCGCGAGATCGGGGGAGAGGCCGCGCTCTACGCACCCGCCCGCGACGCCGCCCGTTTCGCAGCGACGGTCGCACGGCTGGAGGATCCGGCCGAGTGGCGGCGACGCTCGCTCGCGTCGCGCAGGCAGGCCGAGGGCTTCAGTTGGGCAGCGTCAGCTCGAGCGATAGCGGTGCTCGCGACCGGATTGACGGGTCGATCGGCACGCCGTTGA
- a CDS encoding alpha/beta fold hydrolase, translating to MTVASPYAVELSRMPVTTRVLPVAGSTTHLWEYGESGSDADTRANAGTLLVVVHGYRGDHHGLEPVIAQLNHPGYRIVAPDLPGFGVSTPLRAVHDLDGYVEWLHEFVDVVRAESPLARLVIVGHSFGSIVVAAALAGGPGTPGTPGTPGSPNRPGIEVDDAVLINPIAAPALKGPRGVMSRVAIGYYRLGAAAPEKLGHVILSSPVMVRVISITMAKTKNKALRRWIHDQHHRYFSAFANRTVVLDAFRASVSNDVGEYAARITAPTLLIAADKDDITPLAAQHRLRDTMPDARLVVLDDVGHLIHYERPIEAARAIEAFLQSTAGTTPAADTAVGS from the coding sequence ATGACCGTCGCCTCGCCCTATGCCGTCGAACTCTCCCGGATGCCCGTCACCACGCGCGTGCTCCCGGTCGCCGGCAGCACGACCCACCTGTGGGAATACGGCGAGTCGGGGTCGGATGCCGACACGCGAGCGAACGCCGGCACCCTGCTGGTGGTGGTGCACGGCTACCGCGGCGACCACCATGGCCTCGAGCCCGTGATCGCCCAGCTGAATCATCCCGGGTACCGCATCGTGGCGCCCGATCTTCCGGGCTTCGGGGTCTCGACGCCCCTGCGGGCGGTGCACGACCTCGACGGTTACGTCGAGTGGCTGCACGAGTTCGTCGACGTGGTGCGAGCCGAGTCACCCCTCGCCCGGCTCGTGATCGTCGGGCACTCCTTCGGATCCATCGTCGTGGCGGCAGCCCTGGCGGGCGGCCCCGGCACCCCCGGCACGCCCGGCACCCCCGGCAGCCCGAACCGCCCGGGCATCGAGGTCGACGACGCCGTTCTCATCAACCCTATCGCCGCCCCCGCACTGAAAGGCCCACGGGGTGTGATGAGCCGGGTCGCCATCGGCTACTACCGGCTCGGCGCCGCGGCCCCCGAGAAGCTCGGTCACGTCATCCTCTCGAGCCCCGTGATGGTGCGCGTGATCAGCATCACCATGGCCAAGACGAAGAACAAGGCGCTGCGGCGCTGGATCCACGACCAGCACCACCGTTACTTCAGCGCGTTCGCGAACCGCACCGTTGTGCTCGACGCCTTCCGCGCCTCCGTGAGCAACGACGTCGGCGAATACGCCGCGCGCATCACGGCGCCGACCCTGCTGATCGCAGCCGACAAAGACGACATCACGCCCCTCGCCGCCCAGCACCGGCTGCGCGACACGATGCCCGACGCGCGCCTCGTGGTGCTCGACGACGTGGGGCATCTCATTCACTACGAACGCCCGATCGAGGCCGCGCGGGCCATCGAGGCGTTCCTGCAGTCGACGGCGGGCACGACGCCGGCGGCCGACACCGCGGTGGGCTCGTGA
- the treS gene encoding maltose alpha-D-glucosyltransferase, producing MNFTAPIQLPGLTLDPQWYRRSVFYEVMIRSFVDSNGDGFGDIAGLISKLDYLQWLGIDALWLPPFFQSPLRDGGYDVSDFKAVLPDYGTVEEFRDLVTKAHERNMRIIMDFPLNHTSDQHEWFQQSREDPEGPFGDYYVWSDTDEKYENIRVIFVDTEESNWTFDPVRRQFFWHRFFSHQPDLNFENPAVQEAVFDICRFWLDMGVDGLRLDAIPYLFESEEGNGEGEPKTHDYIVRLRQMIDTEYPGRMLVAEANQWPREVAAFFGTEEEPECHMAFDFPVMPRIYYSLRSQKADELIRVLSETTTIPEGAAWGVFLRNHDELTLEMVSEEYRQAMYGWYAYDPRMRSNIGIRRRLAPLLDNSRAELELAHALLFALPGSPFLYYGDEIGMGDNIWLPDRDSSRTPMQWTPDRNAGFSTADPGKLFLPVVQSLVYNYNLVNVESQLAQSRSLLHWVRNVIHVRKAHPTFGLGSMEVVGSDHESVLAFVRSYQGSGAYFGDGPEDVLCVFSFAHNPVSATITAPQFAGRRLFDLFGHGEFPAFDENGTVTLTFGTQAFYWLHVGQSTEQEQGR from the coding sequence GTGAACTTCACCGCTCCCATCCAGTTGCCGGGCCTCACGCTCGACCCGCAGTGGTACCGGAGATCGGTCTTCTACGAAGTCATGATCCGCTCGTTCGTCGATTCGAACGGCGACGGCTTCGGCGACATCGCGGGCCTCATCTCGAAGCTCGACTACTTGCAGTGGCTCGGCATCGACGCACTCTGGTTGCCGCCCTTCTTCCAGTCGCCGCTCCGCGACGGCGGCTACGACGTCTCCGACTTCAAGGCGGTGCTGCCCGACTACGGAACGGTGGAGGAATTCCGCGACCTGGTCACCAAGGCGCACGAGCGCAACATGCGCATCATCATGGACTTCCCGCTCAACCACACCTCCGACCAGCACGAGTGGTTCCAGCAGTCGCGTGAAGACCCCGAAGGCCCCTTCGGCGACTACTACGTGTGGAGCGACACCGACGAGAAGTACGAGAACATCCGCGTCATCTTCGTCGACACGGAGGAGTCGAACTGGACCTTCGATCCCGTGCGCCGGCAATTCTTCTGGCACCGCTTCTTCTCGCACCAGCCCGACCTCAACTTCGAGAACCCTGCAGTGCAGGAGGCCGTGTTCGACATCTGCCGGTTCTGGCTCGACATGGGGGTCGACGGACTGCGGCTCGACGCCATCCCCTACCTGTTCGAATCCGAGGAGGGCAACGGTGAGGGCGAGCCGAAGACGCACGACTACATCGTGCGCCTGCGCCAGATGATCGACACCGAATACCCGGGGCGCATGCTGGTGGCCGAGGCGAACCAGTGGCCGCGCGAGGTGGCCGCGTTCTTCGGCACCGAGGAGGAGCCCGAATGCCACATGGCATTCGACTTCCCGGTGATGCCGCGCATCTACTACTCGCTGCGGTCGCAGAAGGCCGATGAGCTCATTCGTGTGCTCTCCGAGACCACGACGATCCCCGAGGGGGCCGCCTGGGGCGTGTTCCTTCGCAACCACGACGAGTTGACGCTCGAGATGGTGTCGGAGGAGTACCGGCAGGCCATGTACGGCTGGTATGCCTACGACCCGCGGATGCGCTCGAACATCGGCATCCGGCGCCGCCTCGCTCCCCTGCTCGACAACTCGCGGGCCGAACTCGAACTCGCCCACGCTCTGCTCTTCGCGCTCCCCGGGTCGCCGTTTCTCTACTACGGCGACGAGATCGGTATGGGCGACAACATCTGGTTGCCCGACCGGGACTCCTCGCGCACGCCGATGCAATGGACACCGGATCGCAACGCCGGCTTCTCCACCGCCGACCCGGGCAAGCTCTTCCTGCCCGTCGTGCAATCGCTGGTCTACAACTACAACCTGGTGAACGTGGAGTCGCAGCTCGCGCAGTCGCGCTCGCTGCTGCACTGGGTGCGCAACGTCATCCACGTGCGGAAGGCGCATCCGACGTTCGGGCTCGGGTCGATGGAGGTCGTGGGCAGCGACCACGAGTCGGTGCTCGCCTTCGTGCGCTCCTACCAGGGCTCGGGCGCCTACTTCGGCGACGGACCCGAAGACGTGCTCTGCGTGTTCAGCTTCGCCCACAATCCGGTGTCGGCCACCATCACGGCACCGCAGTTCGCGGGGCGACGGCTGTTCGATCTCTTCGGGCACGGCGAGTTTCCCGCATTCGACGAGAACGGCACCGTTACGCTCACTTTCGGAACCCAAGCGTTCTACTGGCTGCACGTCGGCCAGTCCACCGAACAAGAACAGGGGCGCTAA
- a CDS encoding exonuclease domain-containing protein, which yields MPESSRPVVVEVPLFDFDDERLDAGAAPEAQPVAPAPVAAPATPVPLAAVNGEVHVGSIVVLEREDTTTLDRDDTTVIEVDAAAVLETGRAAVLDDLEEVVQAAPEPEYVVDTEITLPLLPRPAWADRLAVFDLETTGIDVETSRVVTANISLLDAAGQVVSRRDWLADPGVPIPEQATAVHGVSTEHARAAGRPAAEVVAEIVAELRRVFDEGYALVVYNAPYDLTLLNREASRHGSEPLDTPPAVVDPLVIDKQIDRYRRGKRTLEVSAAFYGVALTDAHDAGADAIAAGRVAQALASKYAVDLDLTLEQLHAAQAAWHDAQSDSFEDYMRRTRDPTFTSRRGWPESPRPA from the coding sequence ATGCCCGAATCATCCCGCCCGGTCGTGGTGGAGGTGCCGCTGTTCGACTTCGACGACGAGAGGCTGGATGCGGGGGCGGCGCCCGAAGCGCAACCTGTTGCGCCGGCACCCGTCGCAGCACCTGCGACGCCGGTGCCGCTCGCCGCTGTGAACGGCGAGGTGCACGTCGGTTCGATCGTGGTGCTGGAGCGGGAAGACACCACGACGCTCGACCGCGACGACACGACCGTGATCGAGGTCGATGCTGCGGCGGTGCTCGAGACGGGTCGGGCAGCCGTGCTCGACGACCTCGAGGAGGTGGTGCAGGCTGCACCCGAACCCGAGTACGTCGTCGACACCGAGATCACCCTTCCGCTTCTGCCCCGGCCGGCCTGGGCCGATCGATTGGCCGTCTTCGACCTCGAGACCACAGGCATCGACGTCGAGACCAGCCGCGTGGTGACCGCGAACATCAGCCTGCTGGATGCCGCGGGCCAGGTGGTGAGCCGTCGTGACTGGTTGGCCGATCCGGGTGTTCCGATTCCCGAGCAGGCCACCGCGGTGCACGGCGTCAGCACCGAGCACGCGCGAGCGGCGGGTCGCCCGGCGGCCGAGGTGGTGGCGGAGATCGTGGCCGAGCTCCGCCGAGTCTTCGACGAGGGCTATGCGCTCGTCGTCTACAACGCTCCCTACGACCTCACGCTGCTCAATCGCGAAGCGTCACGACACGGCAGTGAGCCGCTCGACACGCCTCCTGCGGTGGTCGATCCGCTGGTGATCGACAAGCAGATCGATCGTTACCGGAGGGGCAAGCGCACGCTCGAGGTGTCCGCCGCGTTCTACGGCGTGGCACTCACGGATGCCCACGACGCCGGTGCCGACGCCATCGCGGCGGGGCGCGTGGCCCAGGCTCTGGCCTCGAAGTATGCGGTCGACCTCGACCTGACGCTCGAGCAACTGCACGCGGCGCAGGCAGCTTGGCATGACGCCCAGTCCGACTCCTTCGAGGACTACATGCGCCGCACCCGCGACCCCACGTTCACGTCCCGTCGCGGATGGCCCGAGTCCCCGCGCCCTGCCTGA
- a CDS encoding type B 50S ribosomal protein L31, which translates to MKTDTHPKYEAVVFRDLASGATFLTRSTVSSSKTIEWEDGNTYPVIDVEISSESHPFYTGKQRILDSAGRVEKFNSRYKGFGGASK; encoded by the coding sequence ATGAAGACTGACACCCACCCGAAGTACGAAGCTGTGGTCTTCCGAGACCTCGCGTCCGGCGCCACCTTCCTCACCCGTTCGACCGTGTCGTCGTCGAAGACGATCGAGTGGGAAGACGGCAACACCTACCCGGTGATCGACGTCGAGATCTCGTCGGAGTCGCACCCGTTCTACACGGGCAAGCAGCGCATCCTCGACTCGGCCGGTCGCGTCGAGAAGTTCAACAGCCGCTACAAGGGCTTCGGCGGCGCGAGCAAGTAA
- a CDS encoding ABC transporter ATP-binding protein, which produces MPNVLDLQNVSVIRDGNQILTDVNWTVDGDQRWVVLGPNGAGKTTLLQIAAAMNHPSGGTVHVLDGKLGEVDLFELRPRVGFASSAMARRFPGNETVLNVVLTAAYSVTGRWNEAYEDIDLRRAQRVLGEWKLDHLSERLFGSLSDGEQKRVQIARSVMTDPELLLLDEPAASLDLGAREELLQLLGGYASAPEAPAIVMVTHHVEEIPRGFTHALLLNQGGIVASGPIGEVLTSENLETTFGLPITLNEEDGRYTARAS; this is translated from the coding sequence ATGCCCAACGTGCTCGACCTGCAGAACGTCTCTGTCATCCGTGATGGAAATCAGATCCTCACCGACGTGAACTGGACGGTCGACGGCGACCAGCGATGGGTGGTGCTGGGGCCGAACGGCGCCGGCAAGACGACGTTGCTGCAGATCGCCGCGGCGATGAACCATCCTTCGGGCGGCACCGTGCATGTGCTCGACGGCAAGCTCGGCGAGGTCGACCTGTTCGAGCTGCGCCCGCGTGTCGGCTTCGCGTCGAGCGCGATGGCCCGCCGCTTCCCGGGCAACGAGACGGTGCTGAACGTGGTTCTCACAGCCGCCTACTCCGTCACCGGCCGGTGGAACGAGGCCTACGAAGACATCGACCTGCGCCGGGCGCAACGGGTGCTGGGCGAGTGGAAGCTCGACCATCTCTCGGAGCGGCTCTTCGGTTCGCTCAGTGACGGCGAGCAGAAGCGCGTGCAGATCGCCCGCTCGGTGATGACCGACCCCGAGCTGCTGCTGCTCGACGAGCCGGCCGCGTCGCTCGACCTCGGCGCTCGCGAGGAGCTGCTGCAGCTGCTCGGCGGCTACGCCTCGGCACCTGAGGCGCCCGCGATCGTGATGGTGACCCACCACGTCGAGGAGATCCCGCGCGGGTTCACCCACGCGCTGCTCCTGAACCAGGGCGGGATCGTCGCGAGCGGCCCGATCGGCGAGGTGCTCACCTCCGAGAACCTCGAGACGACCTTCGGGCTTCCGATCACGCTGAACGAAGAAGACGGCCGCTACACGGCACGCGCATCCTGA
- the glgA gene encoding glycogen synthase — MRVDVISREYPPEVYGGAGVHVAELVKGLRAHLDVTVRCFGAPRSEEGVFAYRVPAELDGANPALTTLGVDLQIAEATAGTDLVHSHTWYANAAGRLSALLHVVPHVVTAHSLEPLRPWKAEQLGGGYRVSSWIEKDAFESADAVIAVSDGMRRDILRSYPALDESKVTVVYNGIDLEKWKPHYDEEVLARHGIDSTRPTVVFVGRITRQKGLPYLLRAIALLPAEVQVVLCAGAPDTPAILDEVSTAVRALQETRGGIVWIEEILPQPSLTAILTTATVFVCPSIYEPLGIVNLEAMACGLPVVGTATGGIPEVVDDGVTGLLVPIDQLQDGTGTPTDPDRFVTDLARALTEVVTDPVRAARMGEAGRARAEAEFSWSSIAAQTAGIYRSLVG, encoded by the coding sequence ATGCGAGTAGATGTGATTTCACGAGAGTATCCGCCCGAGGTCTACGGAGGGGCGGGAGTGCACGTCGCCGAACTGGTGAAAGGACTCCGCGCCCACCTCGACGTGACGGTGCGGTGCTTCGGCGCACCCCGCTCGGAGGAAGGGGTCTTCGCCTACCGGGTGCCCGCCGAGCTCGACGGAGCGAACCCCGCTTTGACGACCCTCGGCGTCGATCTGCAGATCGCCGAGGCCACCGCCGGCACCGACCTCGTGCACTCGCACACCTGGTACGCCAATGCGGCGGGCCGGCTGTCGGCCCTGCTGCACGTCGTGCCCCATGTCGTCACCGCCCACTCGCTCGAGCCGTTGCGACCGTGGAAGGCCGAGCAGCTCGGCGGCGGCTACCGCGTCTCGTCGTGGATCGAAAAGGATGCGTTCGAGTCGGCCGACGCCGTCATCGCGGTGAGCGATGGGATGCGCCGCGACATCCTGCGCTCCTATCCCGCTCTCGACGAGTCGAAAGTGACCGTGGTCTACAACGGCATCGACCTCGAGAAGTGGAAGCCGCACTACGACGAGGAGGTGCTCGCCCGGCACGGTATCGACAGCACGCGCCCCACCGTGGTGTTCGTGGGTCGGATCACCCGGCAGAAGGGTCTGCCCTACTTGCTGCGCGCCATCGCTCTGCTGCCCGCGGAGGTGCAGGTCGTGCTGTGCGCAGGCGCACCGGATACGCCGGCCATTCTCGACGAGGTGAGCACGGCGGTGCGGGCGCTGCAGGAGACACGAGGCGGCATCGTCTGGATCGAGGAGATCTTGCCGCAGCCCTCGCTCACCGCCATCCTCACCACCGCTACCGTGTTCGTCTGCCCCTCGATCTACGAACCGCTCGGCATCGTGAACCTCGAGGCGATGGCCTGCGGGCTGCCGGTGGTGGGCACGGCGACCGGGGGCATCCCCGAAGTCGTCGACGACGGGGTGACCGGACTTCTCGTGCCGATCGACCAGCTGCAGGACGGCACCGGAACCCCCACCGACCCCGACCGTTTCGTGACCGACCTGGCGCGCGCGCTGACAGAGGTCGTCACCGATCCGGTGCGTGCGGCACGGATGGGCGAGGCCGGACGCGCCCGAGCCGAGGCCGAGTTCAGCTGGTCGTCGATCGCGGCCCAGACGGCGGGGATCTACCGGTCGCTCGTGGGGTGA
- a CDS encoding glucose-1-phosphate adenylyltransferase — protein MAASKKIFGIVLAGGEGKRLMPLTADRAKPGVPFGGGYRLIDFALSNLVNSGLRQIVVLTQYKSHSLDRHVSQTWHLDGLLNSYIASVPAQQRLGKRWFSGSADAILQSLNLIRDEKPDIVVVVGADHVYRMDFGQMIQAHIESGMGATVAAIRQPIELSDQFGVIQTSADDPKLIDEFLEKPKNAVGLADAPHEVLASMGNYIFDADQLIDAVIRDGERPESSHDMGGDIIPDFVARGNAAVYDLNRNEVPGSTDRDRYYWRDVGTIESFYDAHQDLISALPVFNLYNEKWPIYTQQLNSPPAKFVRDSKGNPGVTVESIVSLGCLISGARVEGSVVGPWTTVDSGALVQQSVLFDRVHIEPDAVVRRAILDKNVVVVAGAQVGVDPERDRERGFTVTDTGITVVGKGVRVVP, from the coding sequence ATGGCTGCATCAAAGAAGATCTTCGGCATCGTCCTGGCCGGAGGTGAGGGCAAGCGACTCATGCCCCTCACGGCAGACCGGGCCAAGCCTGGCGTTCCTTTCGGAGGCGGCTACCGCCTGATCGACTTCGCGCTTTCGAACCTCGTGAACTCGGGTCTCCGCCAGATCGTGGTGCTCACGCAGTACAAGTCGCACAGTCTCGACCGCCACGTCTCGCAGACCTGGCACCTCGACGGCCTGCTGAACTCCTACATCGCGTCGGTGCCCGCTCAGCAGCGGCTCGGCAAGCGCTGGTTCAGCGGATCGGCCGACGCCATCCTGCAGTCGCTCAACCTGATCCGCGACGAGAAGCCCGACATCGTCGTCGTGGTCGGCGCCGACCACGTCTACCGAATGGACTTCGGGCAGATGATCCAGGCCCACATCGAGTCGGGCATGGGGGCGACGGTCGCCGCCATCCGGCAGCCGATCGAGCTCTCCGACCAGTTCGGCGTCATCCAGACCTCCGCCGACGACCCGAAGCTCATCGACGAGTTCCTCGAGAAGCCGAAGAACGCGGTGGGTCTCGCCGACGCGCCGCACGAGGTACTCGCGTCGATGGGCAACTACATCTTCGACGCCGATCAGCTGATCGACGCCGTCATCCGCGACGGCGAGCGGCCCGAGTCGAGCCACGACATGGGCGGCGACATCATCCCCGACTTCGTGGCGCGCGGCAACGCCGCCGTCTACGACCTGAACCGCAACGAGGTCCCCGGTTCGACCGACCGCGATCGGTACTACTGGCGCGACGTGGGAACCATCGAGTCGTTCTACGACGCCCACCAAGACCTCATCTCGGCGCTCCCCGTCTTCAACCTCTACAACGAGAAGTGGCCCATCTACACGCAGCAGCTCAATTCGCCGCCGGCGAAGTTCGTGCGCGACAGCAAAGGCAACCCCGGGGTGACGGTCGAATCGATCGTGTCGCTCGGCTGCCTGATCTCCGGCGCGCGCGTCGAGGGCAGTGTCGTCGGCCCGTGGACGACGGTCGATTCCGGCGCGCTGGTGCAGCAGTCGGTGCTGTTCGACCGTGTGCACATCGAACCGGATGCCGTCGTGCGCCGCGCTATTCTGGACAAGAACGTCGTCGTCGTCGCGGGCGCCCAGGTGGGCGTCGATCCCGAACGCGATCGGGAACGCGGATTCACCGTGACCGACACGGGGATCACGGTCGTTGGTAAAGGAGTCCGCGTAGTTCCATGA
- the serB gene encoding phosphoserine phosphatase SerB gives MTQQLLAHDSSPASQPTADRSRFLVVLDVDSTLIENEVIEMLGDLAGCHAEVAEITERAMRGELDFAQSLAARVALLEGLSDTSFAEVGAAIRVTAGVPEMITAVHAAGGAVAVVSGGFHEVLDPLATSLGLDHWRANRLGVRGGVLTGSVSGPIIDPQSKADALIEWAGSRGIPLSRTLAVGDGANDLRMMEVAGLSVAFDARPLVREHADIIMDVRDLSQLLPLLGLRG, from the coding sequence ATGACGCAGCAGCTGCTGGCACACGATTCTTCGCCCGCGAGCCAGCCGACCGCCGATCGATCGCGCTTCCTCGTCGTGCTCGACGTCGATTCGACGCTGATCGAGAACGAGGTCATCGAGATGCTCGGCGATCTGGCCGGATGCCACGCCGAGGTGGCCGAGATCACTGAACGCGCCATGCGCGGCGAACTCGATTTCGCGCAGAGCCTCGCGGCCCGGGTCGCGCTGCTCGAGGGACTGTCCGACACCTCCTTCGCCGAGGTCGGCGCCGCCATCCGCGTCACCGCAGGGGTCCCCGAGATGATCACCGCGGTACACGCTGCCGGCGGCGCCGTGGCCGTCGTCTCAGGCGGCTTCCACGAGGTGCTCGACCCGCTGGCCACGTCGCTCGGCCTCGACCACTGGCGCGCGAACCGCCTCGGTGTGCGCGGCGGAGTCCTCACCGGCAGCGTCTCGGGCCCGATCATCGACCCCCAGAGCAAAGCGGATGCCCTGATCGAGTGGGCAGGTTCACGCGGCATCCCGCTCTCCCGCACCCTCGCAGTCGGCGACGGCGCCAACGACCTCCGCATGATGGAGGTCGCAGGCCTCTCGGTCGCCTTCGACGCCCGACCCTTGGTACGGGAGCACGCCGACATCATCATGGACGTGCGCGACCTCTCGCAGCTGCTCCCCTTACTGGGCCTCCGCGGCTAA
- a CDS encoding beta-ketoacyl-ACP reductase, translated as MTTPTTPRTVLVTGGNRGIGYAIAEEFVAQGHRVAVTARSGSGPAGTLTVIADVTDSASVDAAFTEVEKELGPVEVVVANAGITKDTLLLRMTEDDFTSVIDTNLTGSFRVVKRASKGMLKARFGRIVLISSVVGLYGSPGQVNYSASKSALVGFARSITRELGARNITANVVAPGFIETDMTAELPAEQQAEYKKSIPAARYGTAAEVAKAVAWLASDDAAYISGAVIPVDGGLGMGH; from the coding sequence GTGACTACTCCCACCACCCCTCGCACCGTGCTCGTCACCGGCGGAAATCGTGGCATCGGCTACGCCATCGCCGAAGAATTCGTGGCTCAGGGGCACCGGGTCGCCGTGACCGCCCGTTCCGGCAGCGGCCCTGCGGGAACGCTCACGGTGATCGCCGACGTGACCGACAGCGCATCAGTCGACGCCGCGTTCACCGAGGTCGAGAAGGAGCTCGGCCCGGTCGAGGTCGTGGTCGCGAACGCGGGTATCACGAAGGACACCCTGTTGCTCCGGATGACCGAAGACGACTTCACGAGCGTCATCGACACCAACCTCACCGGCTCGTTCCGCGTCGTGAAGCGCGCGTCGAAGGGGATGCTCAAGGCCCGCTTCGGCCGCATCGTGCTGATCTCGAGCGTGGTGGGCCTCTACGGTTCGCCCGGACAGGTGAACTACAGCGCCTCCAAGAGCGCCCTCGTGGGCTTCGCGCGGTCGATCACCCGTGAGCTCGGTGCGCGCAACATCACGGCGAACGTGGTGGCGCCCGGATTCATCGAGACCGATATGACGGCCGAACTCCCCGCGGAGCAGCAGGCCGAGTACAAGAAGAGCATCCCGGCAGCTCGCTACGGCACCGCCGCCGAGGTCGCGAAGGCGGTAGCTTGGCTCGCGTCGGACGACGCCGCCTACATCTCCGGTGCGGTCATCCCCGTCGATGGAGGCCTCGGCATGGGTCACTGA
- a CDS encoding DUF3099 domain-containing protein — protein MRHAPQSITSIPRSPEDERRSRMTKYLVTMSIRIVCLILMLFVQGWWLAVCAAGAILLPYFAVVLGNVGTSWVSRAERPTAIEVYRRPEAPTNPAEPEEPRP, from the coding sequence ATGAGACATGCGCCGCAGTCCATCACGAGCATCCCGCGGTCCCCCGAGGACGAGCGGCGCTCGCGCATGACCAAGTACTTGGTCACGATGAGCATCCGCATCGTCTGCCTCATCCTCATGCTGTTCGTGCAGGGCTGGTGGCTCGCGGTTTGTGCGGCCGGCGCCATCCTGCTCCCCTACTTCGCCGTGGTGCTCGGCAACGTCGGAACCTCGTGGGTGAGCCGCGCCGAGCGGCCCACCGCCATCGAGGTGTACCGCCGTCCGGAGGCGCCGACGAACCCGGCCGAACCTGAGGAGCCGCGTCCGTGA